Proteins from a genomic interval of Osmia bicornis bicornis chromosome 13, iOsmBic2.1, whole genome shotgun sequence:
- the LOC123988420 gene encoding uncharacterized protein LOC123988420 gives MADRKETVNEPAPEASINSATLRRLPPFWKENPAAWFITVEMTFDLARITSDDTKYRYVVTNLDHTVLPFVMDVLASPPARGKYEKIKKRIIETFDESHETKLRKLLRGSEVVDEKPSHCLQRLRNLAGGQVGENVLRTLFLEQLPESMRTVLAISDTADLQRLALLADKIAEMSAPRVAAIEASTPVIPPPSTRIEALEAKVEKLVSMVETLTTRQSRQPYRSQPRWRPRGSPGRGRSGSRSTSREGNNYCFYHRRFAERAHRCVIPCGWPGPPPTGASANPATQGN, from the coding sequence ATGGCGGACCGAAAGGAAACGGTAAATGAGCCCGCTCCTGAGGCATCCATCAATTCAGCTACCTTACGACGGCTACCGCCGTTTTGGAAGGAGAATCCGGCTGCATGGTTCATCACAGTGGAGATGACCTTTGATCTGGCGCGAATAACCAGCGACGATACGAAGTACCGTTACGTGGTGACGAATTTGGACCACACCGTACTGCCCTTCGTCATGGACGTATTGGCCTCTCCACCGGCGCGTGGTAAATACGAGAAGATAAAGAAACGGATCATCGAAACATTTGATGAGTCCCACGAAACCAAGTTGAGGAAGCTGCTGCGAGGAAGTGAAGTGGTGGACGAGAAACCCTCGCATTGTTTGCAGAGACTTAGAAATCTGGCTGGTGGGCAAGTCGGAGAAAACGTTCTGCGTACGCTCTTTTTGGAGCAATTACCGGAGAGCATGAGAACTGTTCTCGCTATTAGCGATACGGCGGATCTGCAACGGCTAGCGCTCCTAGCTGATAAGATTGCAGAGATGTCTGCGCCGAGGGTGGCGGCCATTGAGGCATCAACCCCTGTAATTCCACCACCGTCCACCAGGATAGAGGCGCTGGAGGCTAAGGTGGAGAAGCTAGTCTCGATGGTGGAGACGCTCACTACGCGACAGTCCCGCCAACCCTATAGGTCCCAGCCAAGATGGCGGCCACGCGGTAGCCCTGGAAGGGGGCGATCTGGAAGTCGGTCAACTTCACGCGAAGGGAACAACTACTGTTTCTACCACCGGAGGTTCGCTGAGAGGGCCCATCGATGCGTCATTCCTTGTGGATGGCCAGGTCCACCACCTACTGGAGCTTCGGCTAACCCTGCCACGCAGGGAAACTGA